The stretch of DNA ggaacaaaatagagaaaccagaagtgGACCTggactttatggtcaactaatattcgatcaaggaggaaagagtatccactggaaaaaagacactctcttcaataaatggtgctgggaaaattggacattcacatgcagaagaatgaaactagaccactctctttcaccatacacaaagataaactcaaaatggaggaaagatctaaatgtgagacaagattccatcaaaattctagaggagaacacagacaacaccctttttgaacttggccacagtaaattcttgcaagatacatccacgaagcaagagaaacaaaagcaaaaatgaactattgggacttcatcaagataagaagcttttgcacagcaaaggatacagtcaacaaaactcaaagacaacctacagaatgggagaagatatttgcaaatgacctatcagataaagggctagtttccaagatataAAGAAGTTACTAAActgaacaccaaagaaacaaacaatccaatcatgaaatggccaaaagacatgaagagaaacctcacagaggaagacatggacatggtcaacatgcagatgagaaaatgctctgcatcacttgccatcagggaaatacaaatctaaaccacaatgagataccacctcacaccagtgagaatggggaaaattaacaaggcaggaaactacaaatgttggagaggatgtggagaaaggggaaccctcttacactgttggtgggaatgtgcagccactctggacaactgtgtggaggttcctcaaagaattaaaaatagacctgccctacgacccagcaatagcactgttggggatttaccccaaatatacagatgcaatgaaacaacAGGACCCCTGCACCgagatgtttctagcagcaatgtccataatagccaaactgtggaaggggccttggtttccatagaaagatgaatggataaagaagatgtggtctatgtatacaatggaatattcctcagccattagaaacgacaaatacccaccatttgtttcaacgtggatggaattggagggtattatgctgagtgaaataagtcaattggagaaggacaaacattatatgttctcattcatttggggaatataaataatagtgaaagggaatagaagggaagggagaaaaatgtgtgagaaatatcagaaagggagacagaacatgaagactcctaactctgggaaacaaactaggggtggtgaaaggggaggagggctgggagaggtgggggcgagtgggtgatgggcactgagggggtacttgaagggatgagcactgggtgttattctgtatgttggcaaattgcacaccaataaaaaataaatttattattaaaaaaataaagtttgctgtcaaacacacacacacacacacacacacactaagagGACATGAATACAAATCAGCAGGTGATTAAAGGAAACAATGAAGCACTTCAAGGAATGATatggaagcagaagaagaagcagttATTGCACTCTTTGTGAATACTAGTTATAAAAAGAATCATATTTCACCAAGCTGATTGTCAAAGCTTAAAAATCTCAATCATAACCAGTGTTTGAGGATTCAGAGATACAAGTGCTATTAGTCATTGTTGCACTTGATGCAATCCAGTTTGAAGTTTCTAGAAATCATTAAAATGACCctctacaaaatgtatttttctttttcaggcaaTTTCCTGTCCAAGAATATTCTCTATAATCATCCTGGCCTATGTGTGGGAAGATAAAGAGTCTTGGGTATCCTCTGTCCTTATAATGATCcatatgttcttttttcccttttcaggtCTCAGTTTGGATCTGGTCCTGATGATTTGGAGGTCACAATACTAGGATAATCTGTACTCTAGACTAGATACTTTATGGCATATTGACAGTTGAGGATGGTGTAAAAGGTTTCCAGTTTCATCTTCTGTCTCCCCATTggtttcctattctatttttagaATCACCGTCAGGACCAGTCCTTGTTAGATATATTTCAAACTTCTCCAAATAAACTTGGAATTACAGTGCACCACCCTAAGCTAGTCTGCTGTCTGTTTTTGTTTAGCCCACTAGCTCAGGAGAGTTACAAGATGAACTCCTACACTCAAGGTGGTGATAGGGAAAGTCTGCCTTTTAGCCCCTCATAAGCAGAAGGTTCTCCACCAGAAAAATGAATTCCATTCTTCTACTTTAGACTGAATTATAGAAAATCTACACAATCTTGATTATTATTTCTCATATTAGACTTTGGACCTCGTTCAACTTCTGTGTGTAAACATGTTTTATCTCTTGGTATCTAAAAACCTATGTAATAGTCTTCAATTACCTCTTTGCCCACAAAGCCTAAGCTATGTACTTGTTCCTTTTCATAGAATGTTGTTGAACCCTGCTAATACATTAAGAAATCACTTCTGATCCATCTCAGTTTTATTCCTAAAGAAGTTATGTTCTCTAAGAACAACACCCCTATTGGTAATCCATGCTAATCATATCATATATTAATTATACAAGAAAGATTGATATTGAGAACATTTTCAAAGATGCCACAAGAAATCCCCTAGATTTACAAGTAGTCATTCATCCTCATCAATCATTGATAGGGTTACGAgactgaatcatttttttttaaagattttatttatttattcatgggagacacacagaaagaaaggcaaagacataggcagagggagaagcaggctccatgcagggagcctgatgtgggacttgaccccagtctccaggatcacaccctggggctgaaggcaagtgcaaAACCACAGAGCAACCCAGGTGTCTCCAGCCTGAATCCTTTAAACAAGCCAGAGTATCCTCCATTTTTGTGACTTGCAGTCTGTTTTATAGATGtattgaatttaaaagaaatcatagacATCAGCCTACGTGTGCATATTTTCCACAATTGTCAGTAAATGGTCTATGATCTGAAGTTTTCAGGAATAGTCCCCTAGTCTTAAGCTCTGAAATCATAATCTAGATGACTACTCCATCTCTTCATTAAATTAATAGCCTTGCCTGATTAAAAAGCATGATGTCTTATATCCACTGAAAAGATACACCGTCACATGCCCCATAGACACATACGTGCTTACAAATGCACACTAAATACATGTGTTTACTTTATATAGAAGCCTGTAATGCCACCTAATAACTTTGAGAATAAAGTTCAACATCTCTGCAGTGTGTCCGTGGTggcctttcttgttttttaattgaaatagatAAGACACTCGTGTTACCTTATTTCCAGGGATGCAGCACAGTGATTCAGCAAATCTATACTTTATGGTGTGCTCACagcaaatgtagctaccatctgtaaCCATGTAGTGCTACTAGAATATCTTTGACTCTATTAtctatgctgtgctttttatccccatgacttattcctATCACAAGTATGTTCTGTATCTCCTGCTCTCCTTTAACCAGTTTGTCCTCCACGGCCATTCTTGATATCCACAGTATGTTCATCTCTCCAAATCGTAATTTACATTGGAAAAACATCTGTGCAGTTACATTAAGCACATTCTCTAGTTTATGTCTCTTGTATCATCTACCTGGCATGGTGTGTCCTTCCTTACTGGGCCAATCTTCCATTATTCCTTAAGAATCAGGCTTCCTAACTGAAAACCAAAGAACAGGATTTTAACTCTCCTGTCTGCTGCTTTCAGTTGGATTTCAATGTTCCCTTACCTAACAATCAGTGCATATACGACTACAACGTCTtactcctttccctctctgtttctctctccttccctcccagaaATATAAGGAAACAGGTGGATGAAACTTAAGTGATGTGTTAAATTTGCCACCCTGCCCCTCATTTCCTAgtacaatatttaatatatgatgCTGTAATAACACTTGATTGGTGGAGTAATAATTAAATACCTGGCGGATGCAAGAGAAAAAGTATGGGTGTGTAACATGGAGCACTTGAATTCTCATGATTTTTCCATCTCAAAATTCCTGAATGACTCTGGTGATTGtactgaaatttttatattatgatcTCTTTATATCCATaaaggtttggttttgtttatatgtttgtctctttattttgaCACCCatgcttaaaatttttagatGACTAGAAAGTTCAAGACACACCAACACCTTGTTTTTATGGAGTACTTGGACACTCTAGAACAAGGGATTTGGGAGCCTTTAAATTCAGTGATAGATGCATATTTGTGAATCCTTCTGGAGAagaatccaaagaaaagaaagctgcaCCTGGGActgaaaaagaggagagaataggAAACATTATATCTTCggtattttgttctttgtgtttcttccttctcattcccCGGTTGCATCCAAAAGCCTAACTGATAGTTGCTATGGGGTATGATGATGCAAAAACCATAGAATGCACACAAATTGCACAAAACAAACATGCAACACTGAAGAGTCTCGATTAATGTGGATTGTGAACTATTATATGCAGTTTTGAGAGATTGTTACTATTTCAGAAAAGGGAAGGCTGAGGGTGTTAATCGCTGTGGATTTTAGGAACAGAACATCTTTACCACGTGAATGCGGATCTGCTTGGTCTTGGCACCATAGACAAGTGGATTAAGAAATGGGGGGACCAGCAAGTAGAGGCTAGAAAAGAGGATGTGGATATAAGGAGGGACATGAGCACCAAACCTATGtgtgaagaaggagaagaaggcgaGGAGGTAGAACTGGAGGAAGACACAGATGTGGGCGATGCAGGTATTGAATGCTTTCAAGCGGGCCTCCTTCTGGGGCAAACGAAAAACCGTGAAGAAGATCTGTATGTAGGACAAAGTGATGAAGGTGAGGTCGAACCCTGCAACAGCGAATGCCACAAACAAGCCATAGATTTTGTTGACCCGCACATTTTCTGCAGCTAGTTTCACAATGGCCATATGCTCACAGTAGGAGTGGGAGATGGTGGTTGTATGATAAAATTGAAACTTGCACTTTATCAGTACTAGGCCTGGGGCCACTAGAATGGCAGCCCTGAGTGTTATAATAGCCCCTATTTGGGCCACCAGCTGATGGGTGAAGATGCCACTGTGTCTGAGTGGATAACAGATGGCCACATAACGGTCCAGGGCCATGGCCAGGAGGATGCCTGACTCTATCCCCTGAAACATATGGATGAGCCCCATTTGAAGCAAACAGGAATCAAAGTAAATCTGTGGCACATGAAACCAGAATATGCCAAGCATCTTGGGCATAATGGTGGTAGCAAGTGCAATATCTGTGATTCCTAGCAAGCCTACAAAAATATACATGGGCTCGTGAAGTCTGCGCTCAGATTTGATGATGAACAGAAGCAAGGAATTTCCAATCATAGCAATGAGATACATGGCACAGAATGGAATCCCAATCCAGCACTGCACAGACTCTAGGCCTGGGATCCCTATTAGTGTCAACATAGAAGGCATGAAGATTGTAATGTTGGAGATGGACATAATGTCTTTGGGTCTCCagatagaaatgaaagaagtatCTCAGTCAGTGatactcttctattttctttttttatccagtcatcaGAAGGAGTCTCTCTGATTTTGACAGAATTTTAAGAACATAGTATCcatatcatttatattattgaAAGTAAAAAACTTTACCGTCACTGTTTCAGAGTGGACTTCCACAAGCACTAGTCCACAATTAGAGATCATGTGCATGGCAGGCCAAATGCATTAGAACCACCAGATCATCTGAGTAAGGGAATCAACTGCTGACCTATCTGTTATAGCCTTCTGGACCTGTGGACAAAATAAGTATACCTGTTTATTTTGCTTGGAAAGGGCCTTTGAATCAGAGTTGATGAATCTCTCTATTTCTCCCACTGCAGCTACCCTAAAGCTCTATTATTTTCCAGTGTCCTTAGGTCCAGAATTGTCAGTTTGACCCAGCAAATAGAACTCTGACTCGAATATAGTATAAAAGCTCACTATTACAGAGAAGACAGCAAATACTGACTTCCAAAtcatatatgtagatatatatgtgtaatatatgtaGATATctacatctatctatatattgTCTGTATCTATGTAAGACTGGATGCCCTTTCAATGGATTGTGAAGGAGGACTTTCGGGAAAGATTGTCTAAATCATAGTACTTTGTCTATTCTCGGCCAAAATCCCATACTGGTtttacatttcttataaggctgcATCTTATTTTGCCTGTATTATTAACAaccaaaattctaaaaattagttGCATGCTTAAAATAACTGACATTCTGTAATACACATTAGTGAAAACCTAGGAGCCAGGAATagtgaggaggcaggaggacTCATTCTTGCTGACGACAGGATGTGGTAAAATGAGTAAATGGGTAACTTAGAAGAATAGAGGCCAGTTTGGGGGCCTCATAGTTCAGAGCGGTCATTAGCCTGAGACTTGGATAATTTAGTTTAgttaattcttaataaaatacagATCATTTGAACTACTGAATCATTTTGTGAGCTCAGGATTAAAAGATGTATAAAACATAAGTGAGGGAAAGAGTAGACTCCTCATCCAGAGTCAGATGAAGAAGTAGAAATGCAAGACAGAGGGCAAACGTTGGGAAACCAGAAATGATTCAGGAGAGAGCCGTAGAGCAATTGGAGAGAATTTTAATGACCTCTTTGTTTCCTAGTAAAGAATACTGGATTTCTGGAAATGTGGGGTCTTAGTCCTTACATAAAGTCATTCTTGATtcaaaaacattgatttttaaaaattacagtctTGAATCAAGAAACTCTcaagctataaaataaattgttagcCTGTAAAAAATAGGGTACAGTTATTTCACTCTTTCTTAAACTCTCCAACACTGCTGCTTTATGTCAGCAAGCTCCTGATCATATAATCATATACCCAATGTCACCAAATATGCCAGTAATGCAGGAAGAGCCATGGTTTATGGGGCTAAACCTCCAACGGAGGAACTCAGTCAACAAGAATCATTCTATAAAGAGAGGCTGTGTCAGCTGACCTATACTTAGAAGAGACCAGTTAGCCACCTAATCCTTGATTTCCAAAGCTTTGCTCCCCAATGTTTAACTGTACAGGTTCACAGATCATGGAttctttcattaacttttttcttttatattaattagGATTAGAATAGGAATCCTAGTGTAACAATCACATTGTCTGACTCATTCAATTGAAAGGAGCTGCCATGGGAGCATTACCTGACAGGTACAGATGGTGGGAAGGCAGGTGGAGAAGACATATGTGAGTACACTGCAGGTGGGATGGAGTGGTTATCCTTGGAAGAGCTGGCAGCAAAACAGTATAGGAATATACTTGGGGATGGTGAGACTTCTTTGCCCTTTGTTGTTGGGAACCACGTCTGCTCTACCAGATACCTGAAGACCAACATCAATCTTCATAGCACCATCCCTCATTGCTTACCTATCATCCACCTTTCCTCCTCCTGAGATTCTGGTCTCACTCCCTGGTATCTTGTGCTGGGAAGTGCCTCTTTTTTCCATCTGGACCCTCTGTAACAGCCCTTGTCAGTGTTAGCATCATAAACTCGGATCCACTTGGCGCTGGGGCTATCTGCCAATATGTGGACATCTCTGGGATagcctttctgcttttcttctgtcCCTACAATTCAGACTTGCTCCCTCTTCTGTAAGTCTGTCTGAGATCATATTGGTGTGTTCATCTCCAACAATGTGCCCAGAAGGTCTGTATCCTGCTGAGGCAAAAGCATAAATTTATTGAGGTTGATTACAGAAGAAAGCTGCTGGCACTTAATTGTAATGCTCCCCAGTGAATGTGGTGAAGGAGGAAGCCTGCACATGGGCTGAGAGATTTCCTCACCACTAGCCCAAGCCACAAGGGGCCCAGCAGCTCATAATGAAGACTTCTGGGATTCAAAAAACCCCTAATGCATCTGAAATCATCTCTAAAATTGGCGGAACCtccttgctctcttctcttcttcttccccacAAAGTAAATGGCAGGCAGATTCATAggcataaattatattttgattagttcatttccttttctgctgTGCTCATATGAGATGATATAAAGAACATGTAGAAGTAGACATGCTCCAATGCCTTGAGTTCTATGTAAATAAACATCCTTGTGACCCTTTTTTCACTGAgtctcaaaacaaaaaatggtTTTTATGATTTCCTGATATCCttcaaatttaaagataaatggaTTTGATTTTTCAGTTAAGATACACCTCATGATGTAGTTGgttaaaaattagttttgaaaTGGACTGTCTAGTTTTGAATCCAGATTCTGCTATTGTTTAACTTTTAACTTTGTATTGGGGACATTATACTCTctcactatacacacacacacacatacatgtatgtgtgtctgtgcgtgtgtgtatatgtgtgtgtatcctggggattgatgtttttaatttttttattttttattttatttatgatagtcacacagagagagagagagagagagagagagagagaggcagagacataggcagagggagaagcaggctgcacgcaccgggagcccgacgtgggactcgatcctgggtttccaggatcgcgccctgggccaaaggcaggcgctaaaccgctgcgccacccggggatcccgggATTGAtgttctttgaaattaaaattgtgaCATAGAACTATTGTTGTCAATAAAATACGATCTGATTAAGTTATTTGAGTTTGAACACCTCTTCCTCTATTTGTTCTTCAAactagaaaatatggaaataatattattatgaaaattaatgctttggcttttggttttggtttaaaaAAGTAACGTGTATTTATtctgtcattcattttttaaaaattttaaaatagctttatttaggTATGATTGATATccaataaaattacatttaaagggtgtaatttggtaagtttttttgtttgtttgtttgtttgtttttgactgTGGAACTGGATTTTATGggagttcaatctgccaacatatagcataacacccagtgctcatcacgccaagttcccccctcagtgaccgtcaCCGAGTCACCCctacccctcgccctcctccccttccactaccccttgttcgtttcccagagttaggtgtctctcatgttgtgtcaccctctctgatattttcactcatttcctctccattccccttattccctttcactatgttttgttttacccaaatgaatgagtccaTATGTATGTCgttctccgattgacttaatcactcagcataataccctccagttccatccatgtagaagcaaatggtgggtatttgtcatttctaatggctgagtaatattccattgtatacataaaccacctcttctttatccattcatctttcgatggacactgaggctccttccacggtttggctattgtggacattgttgctagaaacatcggggtgcaggtgtcccggcgtttcactgcatctgtatctttgggtaaatccgcagcagtgcaattgctgggtcgtaggtcagttctatttttatttttatttttatttttttaaagattttatttatctattcatgagacacccccccacacacacacagaggctgagacataggcagagggaggagcaggatccatgcagggagcctgacatgggactggaccctaggcctccaggatcacgccctggactgaaggcggcgctaaaccgctgagccatcagggctacCGGTCagtgttatttttaactttttgaggaacctccacagagttttccagagtggcttcaccagttcacactcccaccaagagtgcaagagggttccccttttatTCTGTCGTTTCTTCATTCAATATacatttatcattaaaatgtgtTGTGTGCTATCCAGGTCATGAGCACAGATAGATTAGACATGATCTATGTGGAAGAAGAAGTagcataaagaagaaatgggGGGGAGATAATGTGATTATCTTCTGTGAAAGCCTTAGAAGGGGTATAGAAAACCAAGCATAAGAAATGATCAATGTTACCTAATGAAAGGACACTCCTGGGGCAACTGGAAGGCTCAGCCTGTtatgcctctgcctttgactcatgtcatgatcccagggtcctaggattgacccctgcatcaggatccttgcagggagtctgcttctccctctccctatgtctctgcctctctctctctctgtgtgtctctcatgaataaataaataaaatctttaaaaaagtttaaaagaagcaagagatctaaagctgctttaaaacaaatattacataatatacaGAGATGACAGACTAGTTTTCAAATTTAGAAAGCTAACTTTCATAACTTTCAGAAGTAAGACATGTAAAAGAAATaccaataaatgaataatgaaaaatattttatttctcagaagGGTTCCTGGAAGATTAAAGTGGGAATAAGTACTGATATAAAAGAGagattatattttagaattatttaatgcACAGTCACTAAGATTAATGATGAAATAGGTGTTCAGTAACGCCCAACATCAGAAGCAATGATTGCAGTTTTGGAATAAGCAGAATCCCCCCGTGCATTTTCTATTGATGTCCCTTCAGAATCCTTTCCTGTGCAATGGATcattaatatatctttttcttctttttgtgttGCTTTGGGTTGTTGCTgagtaattatttacttatttaaaaaatatcttactgAATTCTAGCATACATACAAAAATCATATGTTGTCCAACTGAGATAATTGTCATGAAGTAAACATAAATGACTTAGCCTCTGAATGAGGACTATAAGCTTACTTGTACCCCAGAAGGACCCACCTCTTCCCATTCTGTAACATTCCCCTTCACAGTCATCCCTTCTTCAAGGGAAATGActctcttgacttctttttttattgtggaaaaa from Canis lupus dingo isolate Sandy chromosome 21, ASM325472v2, whole genome shotgun sequence encodes:
- the LOC112667884 gene encoding olfactory receptor 52A1, with translation MSISNITIFMPSMLTLIGIPGLESVQCWIGIPFCAMYLIAMIGNSLLLFIIKSERRLHEPMYIFVGLLGITDIALATTIMPKMLGIFWFHVPQIYFDSCLLQMGLIHMFQGIESGILLAMALDRYVAICYPLRHSGIFTHQLVAQIGAIITLRAAILVAPGLVLIKCKFQFYHTTTISHSYCEHMAIVKLAAENVRVNKIYGLFVAFAVAGFDLTFITLSYIQIFFTVFRLPQKEARLKAFNTCIAHICVFLQFYLLAFFSFFTHRFGAHVPPYIHILFSSLYLLVPPFLNPLVYGAKTKQIRIHVVKMFCS